The Temnothorax longispinosus isolate EJ_2023e unplaced genomic scaffold, Tlon_JGU_v1 HiC_scaffold_28, whole genome shotgun sequence genome has a segment encoding these proteins:
- the LOC139824156 gene encoding putative nuclease HARBI1 isoform X2: MFHRISRVTFEFVLEIIAPKLRRNFPGLEMIYPEKQFLVAIWRMATPDSYRSICEKFDLSVSTALLATRRVTKILADLAPTFITWPTGNRCNDVWARFEEIRSFPQVIGAIDGTHINIPAPRVNPEAYINRKGHHSIQLQAICDHTTRFTHCYIGHAGSVHDQRVFRLSDIQDALGNAEKFPDDCHLLGDAAYKLHDNLMVPYRDNGHLTERQKNYNFCHSSTRVTIERAFGFLKNRFRCLLHQLPMNRTDLIAHFILACCVMHNICILKNDDFDFLLLNNEVDDDVPRQDAAYGVQTGVIKRDLICERLPMRYRF, encoded by the exons ATGTTCCACAGAATATCCAGAGTCACTTTCGAGTTTGTACTCGAAATAATTGCTCCGAAATTGAGAAGAAATTTTCCAGGGTTGGAAATGATTTATCCAGAGAAGCAATTTCTTGTCGCTATTTGGAGAATGGCTACTCCAGATTCTTATAG ATCAATATGCGAAAAATTTGATCTGAGTGTATCAACAGCTTTGTTGGCAACACGACGAGTTACCAAGATCCTTGCAGATTTGGCACCAACATTCATCACATGGCCAACAGGAAATAGATGTAACGACGTTTGGGCCAGATTTGAAGAAATCCGTTCTTTTCCACAAGTCATAGGAGCTATAGATGGTACTCACATCAATATTCCAGCTCCACGTGTTAACCCAGAGGCCTATATTAATCGAAAAGGTCACCATTCTATTCAACTGCAG GCAATTTGTGATCACACGACTCGTTTCACTCACTGCTACATTGGACATGCTGGTTCTGTACATGATCAGCGTGTCTTTCGTCTCTCAGATATCCAAGATGCATTGGGCAATGCAGAAAAATTTCCTGACGACTGTCACTTACTTGGTGATGCCGCATACAAGCTTCATGATAATTTGATGGTTCCCTATCGTGACAATGGTCATTTGACTGaacgacaaaaaaattataatttctgtcATTCTTCAACACGAGTTACAATTGAAAGAGCGTttggttttttaaaaaatcgatttagaTGTTTATTACATCAACTTCCTATGAATAGGACCGATTTAATTGCACATTTTATACTTGCCTGTTGTGTCATGCATAACATttgtatattgaaaaatgatgattttgactttcttttattaaataatgaagtaGACGATGATGTACCTCGGCAAGATGCTGCATATGGTGTACAGACAGGCGTAATCAAGAGAGACTTAATTTGTGAAAGACTTCCAATGAGATATagattttaa
- the LOC139824156 gene encoding putative nuclease HARBI1 isoform X1 translates to MIASMNNKRAINLLVHAVELIESSSSSDSEEELDALTISNLETVRRSRLPKLKNYVEEVIPRWRDKEFKSHFRISRVTFEFVLEIIAPKLRRNFPGLEMIYPEKQFLVAIWRMATPDSYRSICEKFDLSVSTALLATRRVTKILADLAPTFITWPTGNRCNDVWARFEEIRSFPQVIGAIDGTHINIPAPRVNPEAYINRKGHHSIQLQAICDHTTRFTHCYIGHAGSVHDQRVFRLSDIQDALGNAEKFPDDCHLLGDAAYKLHDNLMVPYRDNGHLTERQKNYNFCHSSTRVTIERAFGFLKNRFRCLLHQLPMNRTDLIAHFILACCVMHNICILKNDDFDFLLLNNEVDDDVPRQDAAYGVQTGVIKRDLICERLPMRYRF, encoded by the exons ATGATTGCAAGTATGAATAACAAACGAGCAATAAATCTTCTCGTTCACGCAGTGGAATTAATAGAGTCGTCATCGTCTTCTGATAGCGAAGAAGAGTTGGATgcactcacaatcagtaatTTGGAAACAGTGCGTCGGAGCAGACTTCCAAagctaaaaaattatgtagaaGAGGTTATTCCTAGGTGGAgagataaagaatttaaatcacACTTtag AATATCCAGAGTCACTTTCGAGTTTGTACTCGAAATAATTGCTCCGAAATTGAGAAGAAATTTTCCAGGGTTGGAAATGATTTATCCAGAGAAGCAATTTCTTGTCGCTATTTGGAGAATGGCTACTCCAGATTCTTATAG ATCAATATGCGAAAAATTTGATCTGAGTGTATCAACAGCTTTGTTGGCAACACGACGAGTTACCAAGATCCTTGCAGATTTGGCACCAACATTCATCACATGGCCAACAGGAAATAGATGTAACGACGTTTGGGCCAGATTTGAAGAAATCCGTTCTTTTCCACAAGTCATAGGAGCTATAGATGGTACTCACATCAATATTCCAGCTCCACGTGTTAACCCAGAGGCCTATATTAATCGAAAAGGTCACCATTCTATTCAACTGCAG GCAATTTGTGATCACACGACTCGTTTCACTCACTGCTACATTGGACATGCTGGTTCTGTACATGATCAGCGTGTCTTTCGTCTCTCAGATATCCAAGATGCATTGGGCAATGCAGAAAAATTTCCTGACGACTGTCACTTACTTGGTGATGCCGCATACAAGCTTCATGATAATTTGATGGTTCCCTATCGTGACAATGGTCATTTGACTGaacgacaaaaaaattataatttctgtcATTCTTCAACACGAGTTACAATTGAAAGAGCGTttggttttttaaaaaatcgatttagaTGTTTATTACATCAACTTCCTATGAATAGGACCGATTTAATTGCACATTTTATACTTGCCTGTTGTGTCATGCATAACATttgtatattgaaaaatgatgattttgactttcttttattaaataatgaagtaGACGATGATGTACCTCGGCAAGATGCTGCATATGGTGTACAGACAGGCGTAATCAAGAGAGACTTAATTTGTGAAAGACTTCCAATGAGATATagattttaa
- the LOC139824155 gene encoding putative nuclease HARBI1 isoform X1, whose protein sequence is MDCLDFLGGFHMIINNINDDFLAENLVPLTRIGDLLENNGNDDEIENIAINAIVEIAEGFVQRIHRTCITNYIENIVPMYTDREFVMHFRLKRTLFISMVEKFSHWPYFRNLGGHGGFKVVSAEKHILTFLWFAGHQSASFRDVADRFDLSLNTLESVLRRVTQFLYDMRNEVIRYPTEVEKQRTQRYYLESKGFPGVIGCIDGSHIRIDKPSEDPVAYINRKHYFSVHMQGTVNEQKKFLDVFIGYPGSVHDARVFANSSLAEDLPILCENGSILLGDAAYPCLLQLITPYRDNGHLTQAQRNFNRIHSQCRISVEHGFGILKQRFRQLYFLKLRNMQFIVKFIFACCVLHNLADLDDLQHMEEPEVDNHADINAQVLLHNVPAADRDEDPDDDRHGRDLRDELCRQLFQLRFE, encoded by the exons ATGGATTGTTTAGATTTTTTGGGCGGTTTtcatatgataataaataatattaatgatgacTTTTTGGCTGAAAATCTTGTACCTTTGACAAGAATTGGTGATTTGTTAGAAAACAATGGGAACGACGATGAAATAGAAA ATATTGCCATTAACGCAATTGTTGAAATTGCAGAAGGTTTCGTCCAAAGAATACATAGAACATGCATAACTAATTACATTGAAAATATAGTGCCTATGTATACGGATAGAGAGTTTGTTATGCATTTTCGTTTGAAGAGAACACTTTTTATAAGTATGGTAGAGAAATTTAGCCATTGGccatattttagaaatttaggAG gaCATGGAGGATTCAAAGTAGTTTCGGCTGAGAAACATATTCTCACTTTTTTGTGGTTTGCTGGCCATCAAAGTGCTAGTTTCAGAGATGTTGCTGACAGATTCGATCTCTCTCTTAATACCCTTGAATCTGTGTTACGTAGAGtcacacaatttttgtatgatATGAGAAATGAAGTTATTCGGTATCCTACTGAAGTAGAGAAGCAAAGAACGCAAAGATACTATCTCGAAAGTAAAGGTTTTCCTGGAGTAATTG GATGTATTGACGGCTCACATATCCGTATTGACAAACCTTCTGAAGATCCAGTGGCTTACATCAATAGAAAGCATTATTTTTCCGTACACATGCAAGGGACCGTTAATGAACAGAAGAAGTTCTTAGATGTATTCATTGGCTACCCTGGTTCAGTGCACGATGCAAGAGTATTTGCAAATTCCAGTTTGGCTGAAGATTTGCCAATACTTTGTGAAA ATGGAAGCATACTTCTTGGAGATGCTGCATACCCATGCCTTCTCCAATTAATTACTCCATATCGGGATAATGGACATTTGACGCAGGcccaaagaaattttaatcgtATACATAGTCAGTGCAGAATTTCAGTTGAGCATGGATTTGGAATACTGAAACAACGTTTTAGACAGTTATATTTTCTCAAGCTGAGAAATATGCAATTCATCGTCAAATTCATCTTCGCTTGCTGCGTTCTTCACAATTTGGCTGACTTGGATGATTTGCAACACATGGAAGAACCTGAAGTCGACAATCATGCCGATATAAATGCGCAAGTATTGTTGCATAATGTCCCAGCAGCAGATAGAGATGAAGATCCAGATGATGATCGACATGGTCGCGATCTCAGAGATGAATTATGTAGACAATTGTTTCAACTACGATTTGAATAA
- the LOC139824155 gene encoding putative nuclease HARBI1 isoform X2, with protein MYTDREFVMHFRLKRTLFISMVEKFSHWPYFRNLGGHGGFKVVSAEKHILTFLWFAGHQSASFRDVADRFDLSLNTLESVLRRVTQFLYDMRNEVIRYPTEVEKQRTQRYYLESKGFPGVIGCIDGSHIRIDKPSEDPVAYINRKHYFSVHMQGTVNEQKKFLDVFIGYPGSVHDARVFANSSLAEDLPILCENGSILLGDAAYPCLLQLITPYRDNGHLTQAQRNFNRIHSQCRISVEHGFGILKQRFRQLYFLKLRNMQFIVKFIFACCVLHNLADLDDLQHMEEPEVDNHADINAQVLLHNVPAADRDEDPDDDRHGRDLRDELCRQLFQLRFE; from the exons ATGTATACGGATAGAGAGTTTGTTATGCATTTTCGTTTGAAGAGAACACTTTTTATAAGTATGGTAGAGAAATTTAGCCATTGGccatattttagaaatttaggAG gaCATGGAGGATTCAAAGTAGTTTCGGCTGAGAAACATATTCTCACTTTTTTGTGGTTTGCTGGCCATCAAAGTGCTAGTTTCAGAGATGTTGCTGACAGATTCGATCTCTCTCTTAATACCCTTGAATCTGTGTTACGTAGAGtcacacaatttttgtatgatATGAGAAATGAAGTTATTCGGTATCCTACTGAAGTAGAGAAGCAAAGAACGCAAAGATACTATCTCGAAAGTAAAGGTTTTCCTGGAGTAATTG GATGTATTGACGGCTCACATATCCGTATTGACAAACCTTCTGAAGATCCAGTGGCTTACATCAATAGAAAGCATTATTTTTCCGTACACATGCAAGGGACCGTTAATGAACAGAAGAAGTTCTTAGATGTATTCATTGGCTACCCTGGTTCAGTGCACGATGCAAGAGTATTTGCAAATTCCAGTTTGGCTGAAGATTTGCCAATACTTTGTGAAA ATGGAAGCATACTTCTTGGAGATGCTGCATACCCATGCCTTCTCCAATTAATTACTCCATATCGGGATAATGGACATTTGACGCAGGcccaaagaaattttaatcgtATACATAGTCAGTGCAGAATTTCAGTTGAGCATGGATTTGGAATACTGAAACAACGTTTTAGACAGTTATATTTTCTCAAGCTGAGAAATATGCAATTCATCGTCAAATTCATCTTCGCTTGCTGCGTTCTTCACAATTTGGCTGACTTGGATGATTTGCAACACATGGAAGAACCTGAAGTCGACAATCATGCCGATATAAATGCGCAAGTATTGTTGCATAATGTCCCAGCAGCAGATAGAGATGAAGATCCAGATGATGATCGACATGGTCGCGATCTCAGAGATGAATTATGTAGACAATTGTTTCAACTACGATTTGAATAA
- the LOC139824154 gene encoding uncharacterized protein, giving the protein MQHTPTIVSSLDSSIQDSNQGSDNEKENTSGVNNDGYFIWDHRTIMLFFTEYEQHEKKFQKRKYQSKEAMFQAIAESFQERGYVNATKNHMKNKFKLLKKKWDKHIKRTMGKNSSGKGTKPLPYKDEMIKLFGKSHSGVPPFVAGRNEMVSQEEVLQRVVNQHLSQNENEEQYSIALNSPPSTPSAVNSESLSVAGSSRSSITDSSCSSLINTKAKVRDGKLAHTLQSVKESICAVLQRESDAKQEIRTKYLTELKKCNELQTEQLQLQKERNSILERQLKILERIENKKYSTQKLSDKED; this is encoded by the exons ATGCAGCACACGCCTACAATTGTATCTTCATTGGACTCTTCAATTCAAGACTCAAATCAAGGCTCagataatgaaaaagagaatacTTCTGGTGTCAATAATGATGGCTATTTTATTTGGGACCATAGAACCATAATGTTGTTTTTCACAGAGTATGAACagcatgaaaaaaaattccagaaaagaaaatatcaaagtaAAGAGGCCATGTTTCAAGCGATAGCAGAATCTTTCCAGGAAAGAGGTTATGTGAATGCTACTAAAAAtcacatgaaaaataaatttaaattgttgaaGAAGAAATGGGATAAACATATTAAACGGACCATGGGAAAAAACAGTTCTGGGAAAGGCACTAAACCTCTTCCATATAAAGA tgaaatgataaaattatttggaaaaagtCACAGTGGAGTGCCACCTTTTGTAGCTGGCCGCAATGAAATGGTTTCTCAAGAAGAAGTTTTGCAAAGGGTGGTCAATCAACATTTGTCTCA GAATGAAAATGAAGAACAATATTCTATCGCACTAAACTCACCACCTTCGACACCATCTGCAGTTAACAGTGAATCTCTATCAGTAGCAGGTAGCAGCAGATCGTCCATAACGGATAGCAGTTGCtcatctttaataaatacaaaagcaAAAGTACGAGATGGCAAATTGGCGCATACTCTACAATCAGTTAAGGAATCCATCTGTGCTGTGCTACAAAGAGAAAGTGATGCCAAACAAGAAATACGTACAAAATATCTGACGGAGCtcaaaaaatgtaatgaatTACAAACAGAACAATTACAATTGCAAAAAGAGCGAAATAGCATCTTAGAAAGGCAACTTAAGATACTAGAgagaatagaaaataaaaaatactcaaCACAAAAATTATCAGACAAAGAAgattaa
- the LOC139824163 gene encoding uncharacterized protein isoform X2: MEEEEGQDALVDYDSDSSFITVIDREAKDKNEETVRKDREAKDKKETEAKGAIPKRGKPKIIENIDVNREWAENRPVLPIGTKILYEKQEKMVEKMDNSMQMLDKVMKKATEMMENMVEVSRLNLEKEKVKLRRLELEAETKNENKEKLEKPEVRVQRAAAEENMKQVKCYRCNRMGHMAKDCPLIEFGAWFCYYCQEVRGHKGDNCPSAEAQANRAREKR, encoded by the exons atggaagaagaagaaggccAAGATGCGCTGGTCGACTACGACAGCGATAGCAGCTTTATCACGGTAATAGATAGAGaagcaaaagataaaaacgagGAGACAGTAAGAAAAGATAGAG AAGCAAAAGACAAGAAGGAGACTGAAGCAAAGGGTGCAATCCCGAAACGCGGCAAACCaaagataatagaaaacaTAGATGTGAATAGAGAATGGGCTGAAAATCGTCCTGTACTACCTATAGGGACAAAGATACTTTACgagaaacaagaaaagatGGTTGAGAAAATGGACAATTCGATGCAGATGCTGGATAAAGTAATGAAGAAGGCCACCGAGATGATGGAGAATATGGTGGAAGTCTCCCGTTTAAacttagagaaagaaaaagttaaacttAGACGTTTAGAG TTAGAAGCAGAGACTAAAAAcgagaataaagaaaaattagagaaaccCGAAGTCAGGGTACAGAGGGCTGCTGCAGAAGAGAACATGAAACAAGTAAAATGCTACAGATGCAACCGAATGGGTCATATGGCGAAGGACTGTCCACTAATAGAATTTGGTGCCTGGTTTTGTTACTACTGCCAGGAAGTACGAGGTCACAAGGGTGATAATTGTCCGAGTGCCGAAGCCCAGGCGAACAGAGCTAGAGaaaaaag ATAA
- the LOC139824163 gene encoding uncharacterized protein isoform X1 translates to MEEEEGQDALVDYDSDSSFITVIDREAKDKNEETVRKDREAKDKKETEAKGAIPKRGKPKIIENIDVNREWAENRPVLPIGTKILYEKQEKMVEKMDNSMQMLDKVMKKATEMMENMVEVSRLNLEKEKVKLRRLEVSNKDTQSSVENSKQTVKELEVESKKRKLNEITVCSAEKDRSLETMKRAIELELNSQRLHIRREYKLTQKSNFDLWMDYLKSELMNNELLDVIDSNIESPENLSELKVAKRKSLVRDIIINHLDENYHKRILHEKDPKEILKKLRGYKKSEVNVTHASVRAKLYQIKMRKDEKVSDFCERFDSIIREYESCEDAVPLAEQEIRSALYQAVSINVPELRNVDLIRRQTNLKEMNIDEIKSFMMQLEAETKNENKEKLEKPEVRVQRAAAEENMKQVKCYRCNRMGHMAKDCPLIEFGAWFCYYCQEVRGHKGDNCPSAEAQANRAREKR, encoded by the exons atggaagaagaagaaggccAAGATGCGCTGGTCGACTACGACAGCGATAGCAGCTTTATCACGGTAATAGATAGAGaagcaaaagataaaaacgagGAGACAGTAAGAAAAGATAGAG AAGCAAAAGACAAGAAGGAGACTGAAGCAAAGGGTGCAATCCCGAAACGCGGCAAACCaaagataatagaaaacaTAGATGTGAATAGAGAATGGGCTGAAAATCGTCCTGTACTACCTATAGGGACAAAGATACTTTACgagaaacaagaaaagatGGTTGAGAAAATGGACAATTCGATGCAGATGCTGGATAAAGTAATGAAGAAGGCCACCGAGATGATGGAGAATATGGTGGAAGTCTCCCGTTTAAacttagagaaagaaaaagttaaacttAGACGTTTAGAGGTAAGCAATAAAGATACCCAAAGTTCAGTAGAAAACAGTAAACAAACGGTTAAAGAACTAGAGGTAGAgtctaaaaagagaaaattaaatgaaataacagTCTGTTCAGCCGAAAAAGATAGGAGTTTAGAGACAATGAAAAGAGCTATAGAATTGGAATTGAACAGTCAAAGGTTGCATATTAGAAGAGAATATAAGCTGACGCAAAAATCCAACTTTGATCTTTGgatggattatttaaaatctgagTTAATGAATAACGAGTTGTTAGATGTAATAGATTCAAACATTGAAAGTCCAGAAAATCTCTCCGAACTAAAAGTTGCTAAGAGAAAAAGTCTTgttagagatataataatcaatcattTAGATGAAAACTATCATAAAAGGATTCTACATGAAAAAGATccgaaagaaattttgaagaaattgagAGGATATAAAAAGAGTGAAGTAAATGTTACTCATGCATCGGTACGAGCTAAActctatcaaattaaaatgagaaaagacgAAAAAGTAAGTGATTTTTGTGAACGCTTTGATTCAATAATTAGAGAATATGAATCATGTGAAGATGCGGTACCCCTCGCAGAACAAGAGATTAGATCTGCACTTTATCAGGCTGTGTCAATTAATGTACCAGAGCTGAGGAATGTAGATTTAATTAGAAGACAAACTAATCTTAAAGAAATGAACatagatgaaataaaatcttttatgatGCAGTTAGAAGCAGAGACTAAAAAcgagaataaagaaaaattagagaaaccCGAAGTCAGGGTACAGAGGGCTGCTGCAGAAGAGAACATGAAACAAGTAAAATGCTACAGATGCAACCGAATGGGTCATATGGCGAAGGACTGTCCACTAATAGAATTTGGTGCCTGGTTTTGTTACTACTGCCAGGAAGTACGAGGTCACAAGGGTGATAATTGTCCGAGTGCCGAAGCCCAGGCGAACAGAGCTAGAGaaaaaag ATAA
- the LOC139824166 gene encoding uncharacterized protein: protein MPEVMKNGFKKCGLCPFSPDALAQNELLKKTKENLQTQMTPTNAKNIQIAHQSHLKFIEQNIDSELLEDFKEAGKTGVWEGAVDDRSLFLFWQKVAGITRNPSSFPGEEKNEKIDLIVIENDNDCKTIPNENSGFSFDITFQELFNESAEQDVEDLVIVVDEQKDPLLSEIHEINNDNCESILKPTNIDTEDVTTAPHVSKESDNKENTNHIPPNVSSPFKQFLFWPKPKTGPEKKRKARIKTPSVATSAEWKAHHDHLEEEKRKHRAEVENRKRMRQEAAAEKKRIAEETKKRKEIERAEKKAQKELEKAEKKTSKTKDVKKRKR from the exons ATGCCAGAGGTGATGAAGAATGGATTCAAAAAATGTGGTCTTTGTCCATTTTCACCAGACGCACTTGCACAAAATGAACTGTTGAAGAAGACCAAAGAAAATCTACAGACGCAGATGACACCGACGAATGCAAAAAACATCCAAATTGCCCATCAAAGTCATTTGAAATTCATCGAACAAAACATCGATAGCGAATTGCTGGAAGACTTTAAAGAAGCTGGTAAAACTGGCGTTTGGGAAGGCGCTGTCGACGATCGAAGTCTCTTTCTATTTTGGCAAAAAGTTGCTGGAATCACAA GGAATCCATCAAGTTTTCCTGGtgaagaaaaaaacgaaaaaatcgatttgatTGTCATCGAAAATGATAACGATTGTAAGACTATCCCCAACGAAAACTCTGGCTTTTCTTTCGACATAACATTTCAAGAACTTTTTAATGAGTCGGCAGAGCAAGATGTAGAAGATCTTGTTATTGTTGTTGACGAGCAGAAAGATCCGCTGTTGTCTGAAATTCACGAGATTAACAACGATAACTGCGAGTCAATTTTaaa GCCAACAAATATTGACACTGAAGATGTAACCACTGCACCACATGTATCAAAAGAGAGTGACAATAAAG agaaTACGAACCACATTCCTCCAAACGTGTCGTCCCCTTTCAAACAATTCTTGTTTTGGCCTAAACCAAAAACTGGCccagaaaagaaaaggaaggcGAGGATCAAAACACCGAGTGTTGCCACGTCAGCCGAATGGAAAGCTCATCATGATCAtcttgaagaagaaaaaaggaaacatCGAGCAGAAgtggaaaatagaaaaagaatgcgTCAAGAAGCAGCTGCGGAAAAGAAGAGGATAGCTGAAGAAACGAAGAAACGCAAAGAAATCGAAAGAGCTGAAAAGAAAGCCCAGAAAGAGCTTGAAAAAGCTGAAAAGAAAACATCTAAAACTAAAGATGTGAAAAAAAGGAAGCGTTAA